From a single Pseudomonas serboccidentalis genomic region:
- a CDS encoding OprD family porin, with protein MRYPVSFTPLFIAIAATIAPTAHADETAREGFVEGSSLNLNARNYYMNRNRLQQTDDNIEWGQGFLGIFKSGYTEGTVGFGIDAHAMLGLKLDGGGGTDGSSILPISDGNGKAPGAFSTAGGTLKMRAFDTELKAGDLFLTNPVIAGGDSRMLPQTFRGVSLTNHSFDGWMFEGGQASFTKPYNQSGRQRIGTSYGKLADGDESRHLNWAGVSWSGVEGLTSNLYAAELKDIWNQYYYDLDYTWQLSDLVSLNPGLHFYHTQDTGDALLGDIDNNTYSLHFTVGIGSHSVTAAYQRVNGNTPFDYISQGDSVYLDNSQQYSDFNGPNERSWKLKYAYDFAGLGLPGLTSAVSYSRGTVDLTKVDPDSKGYASWYSADGRNAKHWERDIDLKYVVQSGQAKDLAVRLQWATNRGGNGYGAIDTDTDEYRVIVDYPINVF; from the coding sequence GTGCGTTACCCAGTCAGCTTCACCCCGCTGTTCATTGCAATTGCCGCAACGATTGCCCCCACCGCCCATGCCGACGAAACCGCCAGGGAAGGTTTCGTCGAAGGCTCGAGCCTCAACCTCAACGCTCGCAACTACTACATGAATCGCAACCGTCTGCAGCAGACGGACGACAACATCGAGTGGGGCCAGGGGTTTCTCGGGATCTTCAAGTCGGGTTACACCGAAGGCACGGTCGGTTTCGGCATCGATGCCCACGCCATGCTCGGGCTGAAACTCGACGGCGGTGGCGGTACCGATGGTTCGAGCATCCTGCCGATCAGCGATGGCAACGGCAAAGCCCCGGGCGCGTTCTCGACCGCCGGCGGCACGCTGAAAATGCGTGCGTTTGATACTGAACTGAAGGCTGGCGACCTGTTCCTGACCAACCCGGTGATTGCCGGCGGTGACAGCCGCATGCTGCCGCAGACCTTTCGTGGCGTCAGCCTGACCAACCACAGCTTCGACGGCTGGATGTTCGAAGGTGGCCAGGCCAGCTTCACCAAGCCTTACAACCAGAGCGGTCGCCAGCGCATCGGCACCTCGTACGGCAAACTCGCCGACGGCGACGAAAGCCGCCACCTGAACTGGGCCGGGGTTTCCTGGAGTGGCGTCGAAGGCCTGACCAGCAACCTGTACGCCGCCGAGCTGAAGGACATCTGGAACCAGTACTACTACGACCTCGACTACACGTGGCAGTTGAGCGATCTGGTCAGCCTCAACCCGGGCCTGCACTTCTATCACACGCAAGACACCGGTGACGCGCTGCTGGGCGACATCGACAACAACACCTACAGTCTGCACTTCACCGTCGGCATCGGCAGCCACAGCGTTACTGCTGCGTATCAGCGGGTCAACGGCAACACGCCGTTCGACTACATCAGCCAGGGCGACAGCGTTTACCTCGACAACTCCCAGCAGTACTCGGACTTCAACGGCCCGAACGAGCGTTCGTGGAAGCTCAAGTACGCCTACGACTTCGCCGGTCTCGGCCTGCCGGGCCTGACCTCGGCGGTCTCTTATTCGCGCGGCACCGTGGACCTGACCAAGGTCGATCCGGACAGTAAGGGCTATGCTTCGTGGTATAGCGCCGACGGTCGCAACGCCAAGCACTGGGAGCGCGACATCGACTTGAAATACGTGGTGCAGAGCGGTCAGGCGAAAGATCTCGCAGTACGCCTGCAGTGGGCGACCAACCGTGGCGGCAACGGCTACGGCGCGATCGACACCGACACAGATGAATACCGTGTAATTGTCGACTACCCGATCAACGTCTTCTAA
- a CDS encoding heavy metal sensor histidine kinase, whose product MSSNSIALRLSGMFTLVALLVFLLIGGALYQQVDKGLGLLPEAELDARYSVLESALNRYGTPEHWVKINAKLKLLGEEDKRIRFWVVSGNPGYEYGEPDARIRDFAKGPTGMHDLQLPEHPYPLKVLLTELPAKDQRPPLRFMIGIDTETFHETQHNLLIALVSLAIIGVLMASALGYWVARIGLKPLIKLSHEAQRLAPPLRAGRLRMSPLPPELEQFVESFNSTLERVEQAYSRLESFNADVAHELRSPLTNLIGQTQVALTRGRSAEHYFEVLQSNLEELERLRSIINDMLFLASADQGSKATKLTETSLADEVATTLEYLDFILEDAQVQVHVSGDAQVRIEIAHLRRALINLLSNAVQHTEPGKVIEVHIEVEAHQVSIGVANPGSPIASEHLPRLFERFYRVDASRSNSGNNHGLGLAIVKAIALMHGGDVFVRSDRGMNTFGIHLPV is encoded by the coding sequence GTGTCCAGTAATTCGATTGCCCTGCGTTTGAGCGGCATGTTCACCCTGGTGGCGCTGCTGGTGTTTCTGTTGATCGGCGGCGCGCTGTATCAGCAGGTCGACAAGGGCTTGGGCCTGCTGCCGGAAGCCGAGCTGGACGCGCGTTACAGCGTGCTCGAATCGGCCCTCAATCGTTATGGCACCCCCGAGCATTGGGTGAAGATCAATGCCAAGCTCAAGCTGCTCGGCGAGGAAGACAAACGCATCCGTTTCTGGGTGGTCAGCGGTAATCCCGGTTACGAGTATGGCGAGCCGGACGCGCGGATCCGCGACTTCGCCAAGGGCCCGACGGGCATGCATGACCTGCAGTTGCCCGAACATCCTTATCCGCTGAAAGTGCTGTTGACTGAATTGCCGGCCAAGGATCAGCGCCCGCCGCTGCGCTTCATGATCGGCATCGACACCGAGACCTTTCACGAGACCCAACACAACCTGCTGATCGCCTTGGTCAGCCTGGCAATTATCGGTGTGCTGATGGCCTCGGCATTGGGTTACTGGGTCGCACGGATCGGCCTCAAACCGCTGATCAAACTGTCCCACGAAGCCCAGCGCCTGGCGCCGCCACTACGGGCCGGGCGCTTGCGAATGTCACCCTTGCCGCCGGAGCTTGAGCAGTTTGTCGAGTCGTTCAACTCGACGCTGGAGCGGGTCGAACAGGCCTATTCGCGCCTGGAGTCGTTCAACGCCGACGTGGCCCATGAACTGCGCTCGCCGCTGACCAACCTGATTGGCCAGACCCAGGTCGCACTGACGCGTGGACGCTCCGCCGAACACTACTTCGAAGTGCTGCAATCCAATCTCGAAGAGCTGGAGCGCCTGCGCTCGATCATCAACGACATGCTGTTTCTCGCGAGCGCCGACCAGGGCAGCAAAGCGACCAAACTCACCGAAACTTCGTTGGCCGATGAAGTCGCGACCACGCTGGAGTATCTGGATTTCATCCTCGAAGACGCGCAAGTGCAGGTACACGTCAGTGGCGATGCGCAGGTGCGGATCGAGATCGCGCATCTGCGCCGTGCGTTGATCAATCTGCTGAGCAATGCGGTGCAGCACACCGAGCCGGGCAAGGTGATCGAGGTGCACATTGAGGTTGAAGCACATCAGGTCAGCATCGGCGTGGCCAACCCGGGATCGCCGATTGCCAGCGAGCACTTGCCGCGTCTGTTCGAGCGCTTCTACCGGGTCGATGCGTCGCGCAGCAACAGCGGCAATAACCATGGGCTGGGGCTGGCGATCGTCAAGGCGATTGCGCTGATGCATGGCGGCGATGTGTTTGTGCGCAGTGATCGCGGGATGAATACCTTCGGGATTCACCTGCCGGTCTGA
- a CDS encoding heavy metal response regulator transcription factor: MRVLIIEDEEKTADYLHRGLTEQGYTVDLARDGVEGLHLALEGDYAVIVLDVMLPGLDGFGVLRALRARKQTPVIMLTARERVEDRIKGLRDGADDYLGKPFSFLELVARLQALTRRSGGHEPVQVSIADLWIDLISRKATRAGTRLDLTAKEFSLLSVLARRQGEILSKTAIAEMVWDINFDSDANVVEVAIKRLRAKLDGPFDEKLLHTIRGMGYVLESRGVQ; the protein is encoded by the coding sequence ATGCGCGTTCTGATTATCGAAGACGAGGAAAAAACTGCGGATTATTTGCACCGCGGTCTGACGGAACAGGGTTACACCGTGGACCTGGCCCGCGACGGCGTTGAGGGCCTGCACCTGGCGCTGGAAGGCGACTACGCGGTGATCGTCCTCGACGTGATGTTGCCGGGCCTGGATGGCTTTGGCGTGCTGCGCGCGTTGCGGGCGCGCAAGCAGACCCCGGTGATCATGCTCACCGCTCGCGAACGGGTCGAAGACCGGATCAAGGGCTTGCGCGACGGCGCCGACGATTACCTCGGCAAACCGTTCTCCTTCCTCGAACTGGTGGCGCGCCTGCAAGCGCTGACCCGGCGCAGCGGTGGCCATGAACCGGTGCAGGTGAGCATCGCCGACCTGTGGATCGATCTGATCAGCCGCAAGGCGACGCGCGCCGGCACCCGGCTGGATCTGACCGCGAAAGAGTTCTCGCTGCTCAGCGTATTGGCCCGACGTCAGGGTGAAATCCTTTCGAAAACCGCGATTGCCGAGATGGTCTGGGACATCAATTTCGACAGCGACGCCAACGTCGTCGAAGTCGCGATCAAACGCCTGCGGGCCAAGCTCGACGGACCGTTTGACGAAAAACTGCTGCACACCATTCGCGGCATGGGTTATGTGCTGGAGAGCCGTGGTGTCCAGTAA
- a CDS encoding multidrug efflux RND transporter permease subunit has product MNAHKGVSTWCIDHPVATILLTIALVLVGLIAFPRLPIAPLPEAEFPTIQVSAQLPGASPDTMASSVATPLEVQFSAIPGMTQMTSSSALGSSLLTLQFTLDKSIDTAAQEVQAAINTAAGKLPKDMPTLPTWKKVNPADSPVLILSVSSTQMPGTELSDLVETLLSRQISQIDGVGQINITGQQRPAIRVQVSADKLAAIGLTLADIRLAIQQTSLNLAKGALYGESSISTLSTNDQLFHPEDYSQLIVSYKDGAPVHLRDVAKVVNGSENAYVQAWAGDQPGVNLVISRQPGANIVETVDRIQAALPGLEAMLPASVQVKTLIDRTQTIRASLHEVEITLLIAILLVVAVMALFLRQLSATLIVSAVLGVSLIASFALMYLLGFSLNNLTLVAIVVAVGFVVDDAIVVVENIHRHLEAGDNMREAAIKGAGEIGFTVVSISFSLVAAFIPLLFMGGVVGRLFKEFALTATSTIMISVVVSLTLAPTLAALFMRKPVHHTHDKPGFSERLLGWYEKGLRRALAHQKLMIGVFGLSLAMAIGGYIFIPKGFFPVQDTGFVLGTTEAAADISYGDMVKKHLAMAEIVAADPAVQAFSHSVGVSGSNQTIANGRFWIALKKRGDRDVSASQFIDRIRPQLMKVPGIVLYLRAGQDINLSSGPSRAQYQYVLKSNDGATLATWTQRLTEKLRSNPAFRDISNDLQLGGSITHISIDRSAAARFGLTASDVDEALYDAFGQRQINEFQTQVNQYNVILELNTQQRGKAESLNYFYLRSPLSGEMVPLSALAKFDAPTIGPLSIAHDGMFPAANLSFNLAPGVALGDAVILLNQAKAEIGMPTAISGNFQGAAQAFQSSLASQPWLILAALVAVYIILGVLYESFVHPLTIISTLPAAGLGAVIMLWICGQDFSIMALIGLVLLIGIVKKNGILMIDFALEAQRNRGLPPQDAIYEACITRFRPIIMTTLAALLGALPLMLGYGTGAELRQPLGIAVVGGLLVSQMLTLFTTPVIYLWLERLFHRPKPMPTAALATTD; this is encoded by the coding sequence ATGAACGCGCACAAAGGCGTCTCTACCTGGTGCATCGATCACCCGGTCGCGACGATTCTGCTGACCATCGCTCTGGTGCTGGTCGGGTTGATTGCCTTCCCGCGATTACCAATCGCCCCACTGCCGGAAGCGGAATTTCCGACGATTCAGGTCTCGGCGCAGTTGCCCGGGGCCAGCCCTGACACCATGGCCTCGTCCGTGGCTACGCCACTGGAGGTGCAATTCAGCGCCATCCCCGGCATGACCCAGATGACCTCCAGCAGCGCGCTCGGCTCCAGCTTGCTGACCCTGCAATTCACCCTCGACAAGAGCATCGACACCGCCGCCCAGGAAGTACAAGCGGCGATCAACACCGCCGCCGGCAAACTGCCCAAGGACATGCCGACGCTACCGACCTGGAAGAAGGTCAACCCGGCCGACAGCCCGGTGCTGATCCTCAGCGTCAGCTCGACGCAAATGCCCGGCACCGAACTCAGCGACCTGGTGGAAACCCTACTGTCGCGTCAGATCAGTCAGATCGACGGTGTCGGCCAGATCAACATCACCGGTCAGCAACGTCCGGCGATCCGCGTGCAGGTTTCGGCCGACAAGCTGGCCGCCATCGGCCTGACCCTGGCCGACATTCGTCTGGCGATCCAGCAGACCAGCCTCAACCTCGCCAAAGGTGCGTTGTACGGCGAATCGAGCATCTCCACGCTGTCAACCAACGACCAGTTGTTCCACCCCGAGGACTACAGCCAGCTCATCGTTTCCTACAAGGACGGTGCCCCGGTTCATCTGCGCGATGTCGCCAAAGTCGTCAACGGTTCGGAAAATGCCTACGTGCAAGCGTGGGCCGGTGATCAGCCGGGGGTGAATCTGGTGATCTCCCGTCAACCGGGCGCGAACATTGTTGAAACCGTGGACCGCATTCAAGCCGCCCTGCCCGGTCTCGAAGCCATGCTGCCGGCGTCGGTGCAGGTGAAAACCCTGATCGACCGCACCCAGACCATCCGCGCCTCGCTGCATGAAGTCGAAATCACCCTGTTGATCGCGATCCTACTGGTGGTCGCGGTGATGGCGTTGTTCTTGCGTCAGTTGTCGGCGACGCTGATTGTGTCGGCGGTGCTCGGCGTGTCGCTGATCGCCAGTTTCGCCCTGATGTACCTCTTGGGGTTCAGCCTGAACAACCTGACGCTGGTGGCGATTGTCGTGGCGGTCGGGTTTGTGGTGGACGATGCGATTGTGGTGGTGGAGAACATCCACCGGCATCTGGAGGCCGGAGACAACATGCGCGAAGCGGCGATCAAGGGCGCCGGGGAGATCGGCTTCACCGTGGTCTCGATCAGCTTCTCGCTGGTGGCGGCGTTCATTCCGCTGCTGTTCATGGGGGGTGTGGTCGGACGGCTGTTCAAGGAGTTCGCCCTGACCGCGACCTCGACCATCATGATTTCCGTGGTGGTGTCGCTGACCCTGGCGCCAACGCTGGCAGCGCTGTTCATGCGCAAACCGGTGCATCACACCCACGACAAACCGGGCTTCAGCGAACGCCTGCTGGGCTGGTACGAAAAAGGCCTGCGCCGCGCCCTCGCCCATCAGAAGCTGATGATTGGCGTGTTCGGCCTGTCGCTGGCGATGGCGATTGGCGGTTACATTTTTATCCCCAAAGGTTTCTTCCCGGTACAGGACACCGGTTTTGTCCTCGGCACCACCGAAGCCGCTGCGGATATCTCCTACGGCGACATGGTGAAAAAACACCTGGCGATGGCCGAAATCGTCGCTGCCGACCCGGCCGTGCAGGCGTTTTCCCACTCGGTGGGTGTGTCCGGCAGTAACCAGACCATCGCCAACGGGCGCTTCTGGATCGCCCTGAAAAAACGTGGTGACCGTGATGTCTCGGCCAGCCAGTTCATCGACCGGATTCGTCCGCAGCTGATGAAAGTCCCCGGCATCGTCCTGTACCTGCGCGCAGGGCAAGACATCAACCTCAGTTCCGGCCCGAGCCGTGCGCAGTATCAATACGTGCTCAAGAGCAATGACGGCGCGACCCTCGCCACCTGGACCCAGCGTCTGACGGAAAAACTGCGCAGCAACCCGGCGTTCCGCGACATTTCCAACGACCTGCAACTGGGCGGCAGCATCACTCACATCAGCATCGACCGCAGCGCCGCCGCGCGTTTCGGCCTCACCGCCAGCGATGTCGACGAGGCGCTGTACGACGCCTTCGGCCAGCGCCAGATCAACGAGTTCCAGACCCAGGTGAACCAGTACAACGTGATTCTGGAGCTGAACACCCAACAACGCGGCAAGGCCGAAAGCCTCAACTATTTCTACCTGCGCTCGCCGCTGAGTGGCGAGATGGTGCCGCTGTCGGCGCTGGCCAAATTCGATGCGCCGACCATCGGCCCGCTGTCGATTGCCCATGACGGTATGTTCCCGGCCGCCAACCTGTCGTTCAACCTCGCGCCCGGCGTGGCGTTGGGCGATGCGGTGATCCTGCTCAATCAGGCCAAGGCCGAGATCGGCATGCCGACCGCCATCAGCGGCAACTTCCAGGGCGCGGCGCAGGCGTTCCAGAGTTCGCTGGCCAGTCAGCCGTGGCTGATTCTCGCGGCGCTGGTGGCGGTGTACATCATTCTCGGCGTGCTTTATGAGAGTTTCGTGCATCCGCTGACGATCATTTCGACGCTGCCGGCAGCCGGTCTTGGCGCGGTGATCATGCTGTGGATCTGCGGCCAGGACTTCTCGATCATGGCGTTGATCGGGCTGGTGCTGCTGATCGGTATCGTCAAGAAAAACGGCATCCTGATGATCGACTTCGCCCTCGAGGCGCAGCGCAATCGTGGACTGCCACCGCAGGATGCGATTTACGAGGCGTGCATCACGCGGTTCCGGCCAATCATCATGACCACCCTCGCCGCCCTGCTCGGCGCCCTGCCGCTGATGCTCGGCTACGGCACCGGCGCCGAACTGCGTCAACCGTTGGGGATCGCGGTAGTGGGCGGTTTGCTGGTCAGCCAGATGCTGACGCTGTTTACTACGCCGGTCATATACTTGTGGCTTGAGCGGCTGTTCCACCGGCCCAAACCAATGCCCACGGCGGCACTGGCGACCACAGACTGA
- a CDS encoding efflux RND transporter periplasmic adaptor subunit, translating to MRIQKNKALPALVIALAAAGIWWASKPAPTKLTTPTAIPVRVVAVSEKDVPRYTSGIGSVLSLHSVVVRPQVDGILTKILVKEGQLVKAGDLLATIDDRSIRASLDQARAQLGESQAQLQVALVNLKRYKLLSVDDGVSKQTYDQQQALVNQLKATAQGNQASIDAAQVQLSYTQIRSPVTGRVGIRTVDEGNFLRMTDTTGLFTVTQIDPIAVEFSLPQQMLPTLQGLINDPQHAQVKAYIGADTDGETGNLLGEGHLTLIDNQINANTGTIRAKAEFDNASQKLWPGLLVTVKIQTALDKDALVVPPTVVQRGLDQHFAYRVNGDKVEAVQVQMVYQGSGQDIIKGVKAGDVLVTDGQSRLKPGSTVQVMSEPPQVVQAEPKP from the coding sequence ATGCGAATCCAGAAAAACAAAGCCCTGCCAGCCTTGGTGATCGCCCTGGCCGCCGCAGGCATATGGTGGGCAAGCAAACCCGCTCCGACCAAACTGACAACCCCGACCGCCATCCCGGTGCGCGTCGTCGCCGTCAGCGAAAAAGACGTCCCCCGCTACACCAGCGGCATCGGCTCGGTGCTCTCGCTACACAGCGTGGTCGTGCGCCCACAAGTCGACGGCATCCTCACCAAAATCCTCGTCAAGGAAGGCCAACTGGTAAAAGCCGGCGACCTACTGGCCACCATCGACGACCGCTCGATCCGCGCCAGCCTCGACCAGGCCCGGGCGCAACTGGGCGAAAGCCAGGCGCAACTGCAAGTCGCCCTGGTCAATCTCAAACGCTACAAACTGCTCAGCGTCGACGACGGCGTCTCCAAGCAGACCTACGACCAGCAACAAGCGCTGGTCAACCAATTGAAAGCCACTGCCCAAGGCAACCAGGCCTCGATCGACGCGGCGCAGGTACAACTTTCCTACACGCAGATTCGCTCCCCGGTCACCGGCCGCGTCGGTATTCGCACGGTCGATGAAGGCAACTTCCTGCGCATGACCGACACCACTGGCCTGTTCACCGTGACCCAGATCGACCCGATTGCCGTCGAGTTCTCCCTGCCCCAGCAAATGCTGCCGACCCTGCAAGGCCTGATCAACGACCCGCAACACGCGCAGGTCAAGGCGTACATCGGCGCCGATACCGATGGCGAAACCGGCAACCTGCTCGGCGAAGGTCACCTGACCCTGATCGACAACCAGATCAACGCCAACACCGGCACCATCCGCGCCAAGGCCGAGTTCGACAACGCCAGCCAGAAGCTCTGGCCGGGCCTGCTGGTGACGGTAAAAATTCAGACGGCGCTGGACAAGGATGCGCTGGTGGTACCGCCCACCGTCGTACAACGCGGTCTCGACCAACATTTCGCTTACCGCGTGAACGGCGACAAGGTCGAAGCCGTACAAGTGCAGATGGTTTATCAGGGCAGCGGCCAGGACATCATCAAAGGCGTGAAGGCCGGTGATGTGCTGGTGACCGACGGCCAGTCGCGGCTCAAACCCGGTTCGACCGTGCAAGTCATGAGCGAGCCGCCGCAAGTGGTGCAAGCGGAGCCGAAACCATGA
- a CDS encoding DUF6124 family protein, translated as MTKPVPDPPIDPTTPLEDAIRADDQIKTREAIKRALDFYLCPEPVKPRQPSTMFLIHPNIDTENLLAHACESLASANVVAGDLADQLSRPQRSTALAIQQIVMLAELAVNRALDRVDPRT; from the coding sequence ATGACTAAGCCAGTTCCAGATCCACCCATCGATCCCACCACCCCACTCGAAGACGCCATCCGCGCTGACGATCAGATCAAAACCCGTGAAGCCATCAAGCGCGCCCTCGATTTCTACCTCTGCCCCGAACCGGTCAAGCCGCGTCAGCCCAGTACGATGTTCCTCATCCACCCGAATATCGACACCGAAAACCTGCTCGCCCACGCCTGCGAATCGCTGGCTTCAGCCAATGTCGTGGCCGGTGATCTGGCCGATCAGCTCAGTCGTCCGCAGCGCAGTACGGCGCTGGCGATCCAGCAGATCGTCATGCTCGCCGAACTGGCGGTGAACCGGGCGCTGGATCGGGTTGATCCTCGCACTTAA
- a CDS encoding type 1 fimbrial protein: protein MKLKTATSCVLLLLPLTAFAAPGSQSGEIRFTGQIVDPGCAIGRAGTSSSSEFRRVEIKPGVQVDVDTYRNACSHQTLPVSMSYKPLKTSTDQGIVTITYL from the coding sequence ATGAAGCTGAAAACCGCAACGTCGTGTGTGCTTCTCCTGCTTCCACTTACCGCGTTTGCCGCGCCTGGCAGTCAATCCGGCGAGATCCGTTTCACCGGGCAAATCGTCGATCCCGGCTGTGCAATAGGACGTGCCGGGACGTCGTCTTCCAGCGAGTTCCGTCGGGTTGAAATCAAGCCCGGTGTGCAAGTCGATGTGGACACGTATCGCAACGCCTGCAGCCATCAGACGCTGCCGGTTTCCATGTCCTATAAACCGTTGAAGACCTCAACCGACCAAGGCATCGTCACCATCACCTACCTGTAA
- a CDS encoding methyl-accepting chemotaxis protein: MKINLPVTGRNVDVALDANILSTTDLTSAITYANDDFIRISGYSRDELLGTPHNLLRHPDMPTQAFAHMWQTLKSGRSWMGLVKNRCKNGDHYWVSAYVTPVTQNGVAVEYQSVRTRPDARLVPVAERVYAQLRGELKGRRPLPRLGLRGRITTLASVLLGLVLGIEAWLRPESAWIDGLAFVAGSSLCALGVRWILRPLERLTERAREVADNPLSQSIYTGRRDEFGQIEFALQMLEAQVGAVVGRIGDASQQLAGHAAQLVDHLQSSHSSSLAQQAETDQVAAAIHQMAASVAQVASHAQQASDAADMAGTETREGHLLVGESRSAVLRLAEELGRATQVIHQLEGHSSEISGVLEVIRSIAEQTNLLALNAAIEAARAGDAGRGFAVVADEVRGLAQRTQQSTNEIQRMISTLQNGARDAVLVMQQSSEHVDNSVEQAQRAARALDGISERVEQITEMSLQIAAAVEQQSAVSEDINRNIVSIRAASELTVDEGRQSQRNSEDVAGLAGDLRLLAREFWGRRRVRD; this comes from the coding sequence ATGAAGATCAATCTCCCGGTAACTGGCCGTAATGTCGATGTGGCGCTGGACGCGAACATTCTTTCGACCACCGATCTGACCAGCGCGATCACCTACGCCAACGACGACTTCATCAGGATCAGCGGTTACAGCCGCGACGAATTGCTCGGTACGCCACACAACCTGTTGCGTCACCCGGACATGCCGACGCAGGCGTTTGCGCACATGTGGCAGACACTCAAAAGCGGGCGCTCGTGGATGGGGCTGGTGAAGAATCGCTGCAAGAACGGTGATCACTACTGGGTCAGCGCGTATGTCACGCCGGTCACGCAGAACGGTGTGGCGGTGGAGTATCAGTCGGTGCGCACCCGGCCGGATGCGCGGCTGGTGCCGGTGGCCGAGCGGGTGTATGCGCAGTTGCGCGGTGAGTTGAAGGGGCGGCGGCCACTGCCACGCCTCGGTTTGCGTGGCAGGATCACGACGTTGGCCAGCGTGTTGCTGGGGCTGGTGTTGGGGATCGAGGCGTGGTTGCGCCCGGAGTCGGCGTGGATCGATGGGCTGGCGTTTGTTGCCGGCAGCAGTCTTTGTGCGTTGGGCGTGCGCTGGATCTTGCGGCCGCTGGAGCGGCTGACCGAGCGGGCGCGTGAGGTTGCGGACAATCCGCTGAGCCAGAGCATCTACACCGGGCGCCGCGATGAATTCGGCCAGATCGAGTTTGCCCTGCAGATGCTCGAAGCCCAGGTTGGCGCGGTGGTCGGGCGTATCGGCGATGCGTCGCAGCAGTTGGCCGGACACGCAGCGCAATTGGTTGATCATCTGCAAAGCAGCCACAGCAGCTCGCTGGCCCAGCAGGCGGAAACCGATCAGGTGGCGGCGGCGATTCATCAGATGGCCGCGAGTGTGGCGCAGGTCGCCAGCCATGCGCAGCAGGCATCGGACGCGGCGGACATGGCGGGTACGGAAACCCGTGAGGGGCATTTGCTGGTCGGTGAAAGTCGCAGTGCGGTGTTGCGTCTGGCGGAAGAACTTGGGCGGGCGACCCAGGTGATCCATCAGCTCGAAGGCCACAGCAGCGAGATTTCCGGGGTGCTGGAGGTGATCCGCAGCATCGCCGAGCAGACCAATCTGCTGGCGCTCAACGCAGCGATCGAAGCGGCGCGGGCCGGGGATGCCGGGCGCGGGTTTGCGGTGGTGGCCGATGAGGTGCGCGGGCTGGCGCAACGTACGCAGCAATCGACCAACGAGATTCAACGGATGATCAGCACCCTGCAGAACGGCGCGCGGGACGCGGTGCTGGTGATGCAGCAGAGCAGCGAGCATGTGGATAACAGTGTCGAACAGGCGCAACGCGCGGCGCGGGCGCTGGACGGGATCAGCGAACGGGTCGAGCAGATCACCGAGATGAGCCTGCAGATCGCCGCCGCGGTGGAGCAGCAGAGCGCGGTGAGCGAAGACATCAACCGCAACATCGTCAGCATTCGGGCGGCGTCGGAGTTGACGGTGGATGAGGGGCGGCAGAGTCAGCGCAATTCTGAAGATGTGGCGGGGTTGGCGGGGGATTTGCGGTTGCTGGCGCGGGAGTTTTGGGGGCGGCGCCGGGTTCGGGATTGA
- a CDS encoding YkgJ family cysteine cluster protein has translation MNTTFSCVGCGKCCTDHHVPLTLAEARMWAADGGQVIVLVEAFLGNGLGLPAQQREHAERRSLVVRSGTTDAHVAITFAAYNVGRCRNLDEDNLCRIYERRPLVCRIYPAEINPHIPLNPAAKDCPPESWQQGPLLIVGGELVDKELLDLIQRSRQADRDDIRIKDAICAALGIRTTALKGDGFTAYLPDMSAFASVIDQVSVQPPGETPSEWLFHLSGDDVAGQLLAAGAQVVTEPAQTYAFISLRTA, from the coding sequence ATGAATACGACGTTTTCCTGCGTCGGTTGCGGCAAATGCTGCACCGACCACCATGTCCCCCTGACCCTCGCCGAAGCCCGCATGTGGGCGGCGGATGGCGGTCAGGTGATCGTGCTGGTGGAGGCTTTTCTCGGCAACGGCCTGGGTTTGCCGGCGCAGCAGCGTGAGCACGCCGAGCGGCGTTCGCTGGTAGTGCGCAGCGGCACCACGGATGCCCACGTGGCAATCACCTTTGCCGCCTACAACGTCGGCCGCTGCCGGAATCTTGACGAAGACAACCTGTGCCGCATCTACGAACGCCGGCCGCTGGTGTGCAGGATTTATCCTGCGGAAATCAACCCGCACATCCCGCTCAACCCGGCCGCCAAGGATTGCCCGCCGGAGTCGTGGCAACAGGGGCCGCTGTTGATTGTCGGCGGCGAGTTGGTCGATAAAGAGTTACTGGATCTGATCCAGCGTTCGCGCCAGGCGGATCGGGATGACATCCGCATCAAAGATGCGATCTGCGCCGCGCTGGGCATTCGCACCACGGCGCTCAAGGGTGATGGGTTTACCGCGTATTTGCCGGACATGAGCGCGTTTGCGTCGGTGATCGATCAGGTTTCAGTACAGCCGCCGGGCGAGACACCCAGTGAATGGCTGTTTCATTTGTCCGGTGATGACGTGGCCGGGCAATTGTTGGCGGCCGGGGCGCAGGTGGTGACGGAGCCGGCGCAGACGTATGCGTTTATCTCTCTGCGCACGGCTTGA